In Tachysurus fulvidraco isolate hzauxx_2018 chromosome 1, HZAU_PFXX_2.0, whole genome shotgun sequence, a single window of DNA contains:
- the tdrd7b gene encoding tudor domain-containing protein 7B isoform X3: protein MVDEEAVKKRLRSVLQSRSAIPLSRLQAEYKELTGEAIPHKQLGHTTVDALLHSMSSVVQLDRTRSGEVMCYSTVDGNEKENITKLFARQHAAKKTGRPQMVNCQMRVKPISPLVLNDFVPKAKPRTSLRQPEYRGRQVRGSVRTGSMRETQPDGRSSKLHNTPPNTPISRGSLPSDRSDKRMMPSRFQKEVHTHLSRNPQQSPAFPVPSNLNESNPPSITRTQTSLYSPKLVQSRLKEVLSKHSNGFWVSKLPQLYQELYKQELPSEALKDLEQWTHICTVEKSCSSKSQELLLYPAKDVGQASNTYCLEMMHTRGKRFPSPPKPQKVSRRPKNNSASPPASPKTLPEDIKQNLAELLLKYSSGLWAHALPKLYHDTHKTNLPEYVLDNLLLLSDICTIDYPVPENPKRAILYVKELQDENCNQTDLKDLKASEEAGRHLSSQSVPPLLIPKEEYPSVLVVEASSTNNVVLRYIGEGYSKAQEKLEDDMKEFYRQDNTRKPLISPTSGQLTAVIAEEEDEILRAQVCEVKSEKVKVYYVDHGFSDVVSKSKLLELHEKYFKLPFQATKCKLAGLEAFALEPAVLKKFDSMASGKILLAEILEREDIPLMVLYDTSQENDININASCLKALQEKSLESPLQTNSTYKNVSVTSVCSDGTFYCQLPSRGLTKLSEILEKSEHHFHNQVTSESLVSRPFCGKSCLARYKGKWSRVEITNLHGSRVLDILFVDMGVQASVEVTELREIPQPFLHDLIAIPPQVVKCCLANLPVSVGCWTPDAVQWLRDTALHCNDCSLKIVKVEESKRLAHVYLFTTKSFHDPSHSLNHQLANSDLWKNQDDVFLSSQGSLKSPTRTTSPDTPHKAPTTTPRPSTATSSPSTNRTGKPSHPPKGLAPHLGSCSTLSGSLTLPPVLDLPQIGQNMDIYVSVACHPGHFVLQPWQDMYKLVNLMEEMILYYSKTDEKQVTVEKNQVYAAKVENNWHRVLVKGVLSNGLVSVYELDYGRHELVSCTMLRPLMQEFRQLPFQGITAQLAGVRSKQWSEEASIVFRNHVEKKAMVAQVESVQEAEKPWDRKLTVYLVDTSQEDSDIWVHDLMAEFTEELTKAA from the exons ATGGTGGATGAAGAGGCAGTGAAGAAAAGGCTGCGGTCTGTTCTGCAGTCCAGGTCTGCAATCCCTCTGTCTCGCCTACAGGCTGAATATAAGGAACTGACAGGTGAAGCCATACCACACAAACAGCTGGGTCATACCACAGTGGATGCCCTGCTGCACAGCATGTCGTCTGTGGTGCAGCTGGACAGGACTCGCTCTGGGGAA GTGATGTGTTATTCTACTGTGGATGGGAATGAAAAGGAAAACATCACCAAACTATTTGCTCGACAGCACGCAGCTAAGAAGACTGGCCGGCCTCAAATGGTCAACTGCCAAATGAGAGTTAAACCCATTTCTCCTCTGGTGTTAAATG ACTTTGTTCCCAAAGCCAAACCCAGGACATCTCTGAGGCAACCTGAATACCGGGGTCGCCAGGTTCGAGGCAGTGTTCGCACGGGGAGCATGAGGGAGACTCAGCCTGATGGGAGAAGCAGTAAATTACACAACACTCCACCAAACACGCCCATCAGTAGGGGCAGCCTGCCTTCTGACAG ATCAGATAAAAGGATGATGCCATCTAGATTCCAAAAGGAAGTGCACACCCACCTGTCTAGGAACCCTCAACAGAGCCCTG CATTTCCAGTTCCTTCAAACCTTAATGAAAGCAACCCTCCATCAATAACACGAACACAGACAAGTCTCTACAGTCCCAAACTGGTGCAGTCCCGCCTCAAAGAGGTTCTAAGCAAGCACAGCAATGGCTTCTGGGTATCGAAACTTCCACAATTATACCAGGAACTATACAAGCAAGAGCTGCCCAGTGAAGCTTTGAAAGATCTGGAACAGTGGACCCATATTTGCACA GTTGAGAAATCATGCAGTAGCAAGTCTCAGGAGCTGCTGTTGTACCCTGCCAAGGATGTTGGCCAAGCCTCTAACACATATTGCCTTGAAATGATGCACACAAGAGGGAAGCGGTTTCCATCACCTCCAAAGCCCCAGAAAGTGTCCAGAAGACCTAAAAATAACTCAGCAAGCCCACCTGCATCCCCCAAGACTTTACCCGAGGATATCAAACAAAATCTAGCAGAGCTGCTTCTTAAGTACAGCAGTGGATTATGGGCTCATGCCCTCCCAAAACTCTACCACGATACCCACAAGACCAATCTGCCTGAGTATGTACTTGACAACCTACTCTTGCTCTCAGATATATGCACCATTGACTATCCTGTGCCAGAGAATCCCAAAAGGGCAATTTTGTATGTGAAGGAATTACAAGATGAAAACTGTAATCAGACAGACTTGAAAGACCTGAAGGCCAGCGAGGAGGCAGGGAGGCATCTCAGTTCTCAGTCTGTACCTCCTCTGCTCATTCCTAAGGAGGAGTACCCCTCAGTACTGGTGGTCGAGGCAAGCAGCACTAACAATGTAGTTCTCAG ATATATAGGTGAGGGATATTCCAAGGCCCAGGAAAAGCTGGAGGATGATATGAAGGAATTCTATAGACAGGATAACACCAGGAAGCCACTGATCTCACCAACATCAGGCCAGCTAACTGCAGTCATTGCTGAAGAAGAGGACGAAATCCTCCGAGCACAAGTGTGTGAAGTCAAGTCTGAAAAAGTCAAG GTTTATTATGTGGATCATGGCTTTTCTGATGTCGTTAGTAAAAGCAAGCTGCTTGAATTGCATGAGAAATATTTCAAACTGCCTTTCCAAGCTACCAAATGTAAATTGGCTG GCCTTGAAGCCTTTGCTCTGGAGCCAGCAGTGCTAAAAAAATTTGACTCCATGGCAAGTGGTAAAATCCTACTGGCTGAGATCCTAGAACGAGAAGACATTCCGTTGATGGTGTTATATGACACGTCACAGGAAAATGACATTAATATCAACGCTTCCTGTCTGAAAGCTCTGCAAGAGAAGTCTTTAGAGAGCCCTCTGCAG ACAAATAGTACCTACAAGAATGTGAGTGTGAccagtgtgtgttcagatgGAACATTTTACTGCCAGCTGCCCTCTCGTGGATTGACAAAACTCAGTGAAATCCTGGAGAAGTCAGAACATCATTTCCATAACCAG GTCACATCAGAGTCACTGGTGTCTAGACCTTTCTGTGGAAAAAGCTGTCTGGCTCGATACAAAGGCAAATGGTCTCGAGTTGAG ATAACTAACCTGCATGGCAGCCGGGTGTTGGACATCCTGTTTGTGGATATGGGGGTGCAGGCATCTGTCGAAGTCACTGAGCTGAGAGAAATCCCGCAGCCTTTCTTACATGACCTTATCGCAATCCCACCCCAG GTAGTGAAGTGTTGTTTGGCAAACTTGCCTGTCAGTGTGGGCTGCTGGACTCCAGATGCAGTGCAGTGGTTAAGAGACACGGCTCTCCATTGCAATGACTGCAGCTTGAAG atTGTTAAAGTGGAGGAGAGCAAGCGCCTGGCCCATGTCTATCTGTTTACTACTAAGAGCTTCCATGACCCTAGCCACAGCCTGAACCACCAGCTTGCCAACTCGGACCTCTGGAAGAACCAGGACGATGTCTTCCTGAGCAGCCAGGGGTCTCTGAAGAGCCCTACTAGAACAACATCACCAGATACACCCCACAAAGCCCCCACTACTACCCCTAGACCATCTACTGCCACTTCTAGTCCAAGCACCAACAGAACAGGAAAGCCTTCCCACCCACCTAAAGGGTTGGCACCTCATTTAGGTTCCTGTAGCACCCTGTCTGGAAGTCTGACTCTGCCACCTGTTCTTGATCTCCCTCAGATTGGACAGAACATGGACATTTATGTGTCAGTTGCATGCCATCCAGGCCATTTTGTGCTCCAGCCATGGCAGGATATGTACAAGCTGGTTAACCTAATGGAAGAAATGATTCTGTACTACAGCAAGACAGATGAGAAGCAAGTCACAGTGGAAAAGAACCAGGTGTATGCAGCCAAAGTGGAAAACAA ttGGCATCGAGTGCTAGTGAAAGGAGTTCTGAGCAACGGACTAGTGTCTGTTTATGAGCTAGACTACGGTAGGCATGAGCTGGTTAGCTGCACCATGCTGAGGCCCCTCATGCAGGAGTTCAGGCAGCTCCCGTTCCAGGGCATCACTGCTCAACTGGCAG GAGTGAGGTCCAAGCAGTGGTCTGAAGAAGCTTCCATTGTATTCAGGAACCACGTGGAGAAAAAAGCTATGGTGGCACAGGTGGAATCTGTGCAGGAGGCAGAAAAGCCATGGGACCGCAAGCTCACTGTCTACCTGGTGGATACGTCTCAAGAGGACAGTGACATCTGGGTCCACGACCTCATGGCTGAATTTACAGAGGAGCTCACCAAAGCCGCGTAA
- the tdrd7b gene encoding tudor domain-containing protein 7B isoform X5 → MVDEEAVKKRLRSVLQSRSAIPLSRLQAEYKELTGEAIPHKQLGHTTVDALLHSMSSVVQLDRTRSGEVMCYSTVDGNEKENITKLFARQHAAKKTGRPQMVNCQMRVKPISPLVLNDFVPKAKPRTSLRQPEYRGRQVRGSVRTGSMRETQPDGRSSKLHNTPPNTPISRGSLPSDRSDKRMMPSRFQKEVHTHLSRNPQQSPVPSNLNESNPPSITRTQTSLYSPKLVQSRLKEVLSKHSNGFWVSKLPQLYQELYKQELPSEALKDLEQWTHICTVEKSCSSKSQELLLYPAKDVGQASNTYCLEMMHTRGKRFPSPPKPQKVSRRPKNNSASPPASPKTLPEDIKQNLAELLLKYSSGLWAHALPKLYHDTHKTNLPEYVLDNLLLLSDICTIDYPVPENPKRAILYVKELQDENCNQTDLKDLKASEEAGRHLSSQSVPPLLIPKEEYPSVLVVEASSTNNVVLRYIGEGYSKAQEKLEDDMKEFYRQDNTRKPLISPTSGQLTAVIAEEEDEILRAQVCEVKSEKVKVYYVDHGFSDVVSKSKLLELHEKYFKLPFQATKCKLAGLEAFALEPAVLKKFDSMASGKILLAEILEREDIPLMVLYDTSQENDININASCLKALQEKSLESPLQTNSTYKNVSVTSVCSDGTFYCQLPSRGLTKLSEILEKSEHHFHNQVTSESLVSRPFCGKSCLARYKGKWSRVEITNLHGSRVLDILFVDMGVQASVEVTELREIPQPFLHDLIAIPPQVVKCCLANLPVSVGCWTPDAVQWLRDTALHCNDCSLKIVKVEESKRLAHVYLFTTKSFHDPSHSLNHQLANSDLWKNQDDVFLSSQGSLKSPTRTTSPDTPHKAPTTTPRPSTATSSPSTNRTGKPSHPPKGLAPHLGSCSTLSGSLTLPPVLDLPQIGQNMDIYVSVACHPGHFVLQPWQDMYKLVNLMEEMILYYSKTDEKQVTVEKNQVYAAKVENNWHRVLVKGVLSNGLVSVYELDYGRHELVSCTMLRPLMQEFRQLPFQGITAQLAGVRSKQWSEEASIVFRNHVEKKAMVAQVESVQEAEKPWDRKLTVYLVDTSQEDSDIWVHDLMAEFTEELTKAA, encoded by the exons ATGGTGGATGAAGAGGCAGTGAAGAAAAGGCTGCGGTCTGTTCTGCAGTCCAGGTCTGCAATCCCTCTGTCTCGCCTACAGGCTGAATATAAGGAACTGACAGGTGAAGCCATACCACACAAACAGCTGGGTCATACCACAGTGGATGCCCTGCTGCACAGCATGTCGTCTGTGGTGCAGCTGGACAGGACTCGCTCTGGGGAA GTGATGTGTTATTCTACTGTGGATGGGAATGAAAAGGAAAACATCACCAAACTATTTGCTCGACAGCACGCAGCTAAGAAGACTGGCCGGCCTCAAATGGTCAACTGCCAAATGAGAGTTAAACCCATTTCTCCTCTGGTGTTAAATG ACTTTGTTCCCAAAGCCAAACCCAGGACATCTCTGAGGCAACCTGAATACCGGGGTCGCCAGGTTCGAGGCAGTGTTCGCACGGGGAGCATGAGGGAGACTCAGCCTGATGGGAGAAGCAGTAAATTACACAACACTCCACCAAACACGCCCATCAGTAGGGGCAGCCTGCCTTCTGACAG ATCAGATAAAAGGATGATGCCATCTAGATTCCAAAAGGAAGTGCACACCCACCTGTCTAGGAACCCTCAACAGAGCCCTG TTCCTTCAAACCTTAATGAAAGCAACCCTCCATCAATAACACGAACACAGACAAGTCTCTACAGTCCCAAACTGGTGCAGTCCCGCCTCAAAGAGGTTCTAAGCAAGCACAGCAATGGCTTCTGGGTATCGAAACTTCCACAATTATACCAGGAACTATACAAGCAAGAGCTGCCCAGTGAAGCTTTGAAAGATCTGGAACAGTGGACCCATATTTGCACA GTTGAGAAATCATGCAGTAGCAAGTCTCAGGAGCTGCTGTTGTACCCTGCCAAGGATGTTGGCCAAGCCTCTAACACATATTGCCTTGAAATGATGCACACAAGAGGGAAGCGGTTTCCATCACCTCCAAAGCCCCAGAAAGTGTCCAGAAGACCTAAAAATAACTCAGCAAGCCCACCTGCATCCCCCAAGACTTTACCCGAGGATATCAAACAAAATCTAGCAGAGCTGCTTCTTAAGTACAGCAGTGGATTATGGGCTCATGCCCTCCCAAAACTCTACCACGATACCCACAAGACCAATCTGCCTGAGTATGTACTTGACAACCTACTCTTGCTCTCAGATATATGCACCATTGACTATCCTGTGCCAGAGAATCCCAAAAGGGCAATTTTGTATGTGAAGGAATTACAAGATGAAAACTGTAATCAGACAGACTTGAAAGACCTGAAGGCCAGCGAGGAGGCAGGGAGGCATCTCAGTTCTCAGTCTGTACCTCCTCTGCTCATTCCTAAGGAGGAGTACCCCTCAGTACTGGTGGTCGAGGCAAGCAGCACTAACAATGTAGTTCTCAG ATATATAGGTGAGGGATATTCCAAGGCCCAGGAAAAGCTGGAGGATGATATGAAGGAATTCTATAGACAGGATAACACCAGGAAGCCACTGATCTCACCAACATCAGGCCAGCTAACTGCAGTCATTGCTGAAGAAGAGGACGAAATCCTCCGAGCACAAGTGTGTGAAGTCAAGTCTGAAAAAGTCAAG GTTTATTATGTGGATCATGGCTTTTCTGATGTCGTTAGTAAAAGCAAGCTGCTTGAATTGCATGAGAAATATTTCAAACTGCCTTTCCAAGCTACCAAATGTAAATTGGCTG GCCTTGAAGCCTTTGCTCTGGAGCCAGCAGTGCTAAAAAAATTTGACTCCATGGCAAGTGGTAAAATCCTACTGGCTGAGATCCTAGAACGAGAAGACATTCCGTTGATGGTGTTATATGACACGTCACAGGAAAATGACATTAATATCAACGCTTCCTGTCTGAAAGCTCTGCAAGAGAAGTCTTTAGAGAGCCCTCTGCAG ACAAATAGTACCTACAAGAATGTGAGTGTGAccagtgtgtgttcagatgGAACATTTTACTGCCAGCTGCCCTCTCGTGGATTGACAAAACTCAGTGAAATCCTGGAGAAGTCAGAACATCATTTCCATAACCAG GTCACATCAGAGTCACTGGTGTCTAGACCTTTCTGTGGAAAAAGCTGTCTGGCTCGATACAAAGGCAAATGGTCTCGAGTTGAG ATAACTAACCTGCATGGCAGCCGGGTGTTGGACATCCTGTTTGTGGATATGGGGGTGCAGGCATCTGTCGAAGTCACTGAGCTGAGAGAAATCCCGCAGCCTTTCTTACATGACCTTATCGCAATCCCACCCCAG GTAGTGAAGTGTTGTTTGGCAAACTTGCCTGTCAGTGTGGGCTGCTGGACTCCAGATGCAGTGCAGTGGTTAAGAGACACGGCTCTCCATTGCAATGACTGCAGCTTGAAG atTGTTAAAGTGGAGGAGAGCAAGCGCCTGGCCCATGTCTATCTGTTTACTACTAAGAGCTTCCATGACCCTAGCCACAGCCTGAACCACCAGCTTGCCAACTCGGACCTCTGGAAGAACCAGGACGATGTCTTCCTGAGCAGCCAGGGGTCTCTGAAGAGCCCTACTAGAACAACATCACCAGATACACCCCACAAAGCCCCCACTACTACCCCTAGACCATCTACTGCCACTTCTAGTCCAAGCACCAACAGAACAGGAAAGCCTTCCCACCCACCTAAAGGGTTGGCACCTCATTTAGGTTCCTGTAGCACCCTGTCTGGAAGTCTGACTCTGCCACCTGTTCTTGATCTCCCTCAGATTGGACAGAACATGGACATTTATGTGTCAGTTGCATGCCATCCAGGCCATTTTGTGCTCCAGCCATGGCAGGATATGTACAAGCTGGTTAACCTAATGGAAGAAATGATTCTGTACTACAGCAAGACAGATGAGAAGCAAGTCACAGTGGAAAAGAACCAGGTGTATGCAGCCAAAGTGGAAAACAA ttGGCATCGAGTGCTAGTGAAAGGAGTTCTGAGCAACGGACTAGTGTCTGTTTATGAGCTAGACTACGGTAGGCATGAGCTGGTTAGCTGCACCATGCTGAGGCCCCTCATGCAGGAGTTCAGGCAGCTCCCGTTCCAGGGCATCACTGCTCAACTGGCAG GAGTGAGGTCCAAGCAGTGGTCTGAAGAAGCTTCCATTGTATTCAGGAACCACGTGGAGAAAAAAGCTATGGTGGCACAGGTGGAATCTGTGCAGGAGGCAGAAAAGCCATGGGACCGCAAGCTCACTGTCTACCTGGTGGATACGTCTCAAGAGGACAGTGACATCTGGGTCCACGACCTCATGGCTGAATTTACAGAGGAGCTCACCAAAGCCGCGTAA
- the tdrd7b gene encoding tudor domain-containing protein 7B isoform X1, whose amino-acid sequence MVDEEAVKKRLRSVLQSRSAIPLSRLQAEYKELTGEAIPHKQLGHTTVDALLHSMSSVVQLDRTRSGEVMCYSTVDGNEKENITKLFARQHAAKKTGRPQMVNCQMRVKPISPLVLNDFVPKAKPRTSLRQPEYRGRQVRGSVRTGSMRETQPDGRSSKLHNTPPNTPISRGSLPSDRYERSDKRMMPSRFQKEVHTHLSRNPQQSPAFPVPSNLNESNPPSITRTQTSLYSPKLVQSRLKEVLSKHSNGFWVSKLPQLYQELYKQELPSEALKDLEQWTHICTVEKSCSSKSQELLLYPAKDVGQASNTYCLEMMHTRGKRFPSPPKPQKVSRRPKNNSASPPASPKTLPEDIKQNLAELLLKYSSGLWAHALPKLYHDTHKTNLPEYVLDNLLLLSDICTIDYPVPENPKRAILYVKELQDENCNQTDLKDLKASEEAGRHLSSQSVPPLLIPKEEYPSVLVVEASSTNNVVLRYIGEGYSKAQEKLEDDMKEFYRQDNTRKPLISPTSGQLTAVIAEEEDEILRAQVCEVKSEKVKVYYVDHGFSDVVSKSKLLELHEKYFKLPFQATKCKLAGLEAFALEPAVLKKFDSMASGKILLAEILEREDIPLMVLYDTSQENDININASCLKALQEKSLESPLQTNSTYKNVSVTSVCSDGTFYCQLPSRGLTKLSEILEKSEHHFHNQVTSESLVSRPFCGKSCLARYKGKWSRVEITNLHGSRVLDILFVDMGVQASVEVTELREIPQPFLHDLIAIPPQVVKCCLANLPVSVGCWTPDAVQWLRDTALHCNDCSLKIVKVEESKRLAHVYLFTTKSFHDPSHSLNHQLANSDLWKNQDDVFLSSQGSLKSPTRTTSPDTPHKAPTTTPRPSTATSSPSTNRTGKPSHPPKGLAPHLGSCSTLSGSLTLPPVLDLPQIGQNMDIYVSVACHPGHFVLQPWQDMYKLVNLMEEMILYYSKTDEKQVTVEKNQVYAAKVENNWHRVLVKGVLSNGLVSVYELDYGRHELVSCTMLRPLMQEFRQLPFQGITAQLAGVRSKQWSEEASIVFRNHVEKKAMVAQVESVQEAEKPWDRKLTVYLVDTSQEDSDIWVHDLMAEFTEELTKAA is encoded by the exons ATGGTGGATGAAGAGGCAGTGAAGAAAAGGCTGCGGTCTGTTCTGCAGTCCAGGTCTGCAATCCCTCTGTCTCGCCTACAGGCTGAATATAAGGAACTGACAGGTGAAGCCATACCACACAAACAGCTGGGTCATACCACAGTGGATGCCCTGCTGCACAGCATGTCGTCTGTGGTGCAGCTGGACAGGACTCGCTCTGGGGAA GTGATGTGTTATTCTACTGTGGATGGGAATGAAAAGGAAAACATCACCAAACTATTTGCTCGACAGCACGCAGCTAAGAAGACTGGCCGGCCTCAAATGGTCAACTGCCAAATGAGAGTTAAACCCATTTCTCCTCTGGTGTTAAATG ACTTTGTTCCCAAAGCCAAACCCAGGACATCTCTGAGGCAACCTGAATACCGGGGTCGCCAGGTTCGAGGCAGTGTTCGCACGGGGAGCATGAGGGAGACTCAGCCTGATGGGAGAAGCAGTAAATTACACAACACTCCACCAAACACGCCCATCAGTAGGGGCAGCCTGCCTTCTGACAGGTATGAGAG ATCAGATAAAAGGATGATGCCATCTAGATTCCAAAAGGAAGTGCACACCCACCTGTCTAGGAACCCTCAACAGAGCCCTG CATTTCCAGTTCCTTCAAACCTTAATGAAAGCAACCCTCCATCAATAACACGAACACAGACAAGTCTCTACAGTCCCAAACTGGTGCAGTCCCGCCTCAAAGAGGTTCTAAGCAAGCACAGCAATGGCTTCTGGGTATCGAAACTTCCACAATTATACCAGGAACTATACAAGCAAGAGCTGCCCAGTGAAGCTTTGAAAGATCTGGAACAGTGGACCCATATTTGCACA GTTGAGAAATCATGCAGTAGCAAGTCTCAGGAGCTGCTGTTGTACCCTGCCAAGGATGTTGGCCAAGCCTCTAACACATATTGCCTTGAAATGATGCACACAAGAGGGAAGCGGTTTCCATCACCTCCAAAGCCCCAGAAAGTGTCCAGAAGACCTAAAAATAACTCAGCAAGCCCACCTGCATCCCCCAAGACTTTACCCGAGGATATCAAACAAAATCTAGCAGAGCTGCTTCTTAAGTACAGCAGTGGATTATGGGCTCATGCCCTCCCAAAACTCTACCACGATACCCACAAGACCAATCTGCCTGAGTATGTACTTGACAACCTACTCTTGCTCTCAGATATATGCACCATTGACTATCCTGTGCCAGAGAATCCCAAAAGGGCAATTTTGTATGTGAAGGAATTACAAGATGAAAACTGTAATCAGACAGACTTGAAAGACCTGAAGGCCAGCGAGGAGGCAGGGAGGCATCTCAGTTCTCAGTCTGTACCTCCTCTGCTCATTCCTAAGGAGGAGTACCCCTCAGTACTGGTGGTCGAGGCAAGCAGCACTAACAATGTAGTTCTCAG ATATATAGGTGAGGGATATTCCAAGGCCCAGGAAAAGCTGGAGGATGATATGAAGGAATTCTATAGACAGGATAACACCAGGAAGCCACTGATCTCACCAACATCAGGCCAGCTAACTGCAGTCATTGCTGAAGAAGAGGACGAAATCCTCCGAGCACAAGTGTGTGAAGTCAAGTCTGAAAAAGTCAAG GTTTATTATGTGGATCATGGCTTTTCTGATGTCGTTAGTAAAAGCAAGCTGCTTGAATTGCATGAGAAATATTTCAAACTGCCTTTCCAAGCTACCAAATGTAAATTGGCTG GCCTTGAAGCCTTTGCTCTGGAGCCAGCAGTGCTAAAAAAATTTGACTCCATGGCAAGTGGTAAAATCCTACTGGCTGAGATCCTAGAACGAGAAGACATTCCGTTGATGGTGTTATATGACACGTCACAGGAAAATGACATTAATATCAACGCTTCCTGTCTGAAAGCTCTGCAAGAGAAGTCTTTAGAGAGCCCTCTGCAG ACAAATAGTACCTACAAGAATGTGAGTGTGAccagtgtgtgttcagatgGAACATTTTACTGCCAGCTGCCCTCTCGTGGATTGACAAAACTCAGTGAAATCCTGGAGAAGTCAGAACATCATTTCCATAACCAG GTCACATCAGAGTCACTGGTGTCTAGACCTTTCTGTGGAAAAAGCTGTCTGGCTCGATACAAAGGCAAATGGTCTCGAGTTGAG ATAACTAACCTGCATGGCAGCCGGGTGTTGGACATCCTGTTTGTGGATATGGGGGTGCAGGCATCTGTCGAAGTCACTGAGCTGAGAGAAATCCCGCAGCCTTTCTTACATGACCTTATCGCAATCCCACCCCAG GTAGTGAAGTGTTGTTTGGCAAACTTGCCTGTCAGTGTGGGCTGCTGGACTCCAGATGCAGTGCAGTGGTTAAGAGACACGGCTCTCCATTGCAATGACTGCAGCTTGAAG atTGTTAAAGTGGAGGAGAGCAAGCGCCTGGCCCATGTCTATCTGTTTACTACTAAGAGCTTCCATGACCCTAGCCACAGCCTGAACCACCAGCTTGCCAACTCGGACCTCTGGAAGAACCAGGACGATGTCTTCCTGAGCAGCCAGGGGTCTCTGAAGAGCCCTACTAGAACAACATCACCAGATACACCCCACAAAGCCCCCACTACTACCCCTAGACCATCTACTGCCACTTCTAGTCCAAGCACCAACAGAACAGGAAAGCCTTCCCACCCACCTAAAGGGTTGGCACCTCATTTAGGTTCCTGTAGCACCCTGTCTGGAAGTCTGACTCTGCCACCTGTTCTTGATCTCCCTCAGATTGGACAGAACATGGACATTTATGTGTCAGTTGCATGCCATCCAGGCCATTTTGTGCTCCAGCCATGGCAGGATATGTACAAGCTGGTTAACCTAATGGAAGAAATGATTCTGTACTACAGCAAGACAGATGAGAAGCAAGTCACAGTGGAAAAGAACCAGGTGTATGCAGCCAAAGTGGAAAACAA ttGGCATCGAGTGCTAGTGAAAGGAGTTCTGAGCAACGGACTAGTGTCTGTTTATGAGCTAGACTACGGTAGGCATGAGCTGGTTAGCTGCACCATGCTGAGGCCCCTCATGCAGGAGTTCAGGCAGCTCCCGTTCCAGGGCATCACTGCTCAACTGGCAG GAGTGAGGTCCAAGCAGTGGTCTGAAGAAGCTTCCATTGTATTCAGGAACCACGTGGAGAAAAAAGCTATGGTGGCACAGGTGGAATCTGTGCAGGAGGCAGAAAAGCCATGGGACCGCAAGCTCACTGTCTACCTGGTGGATACGTCTCAAGAGGACAGTGACATCTGGGTCCACGACCTCATGGCTGAATTTACAGAGGAGCTCACCAAAGCCGCGTAA